One stretch of Pseudoalteromonas shioyasakiensis DNA includes these proteins:
- the hflK gene encoding FtsH protease activity modulator HflK produces the protein MAWNEPGNNGNDKDPWNNKGGKDQGPPDLDEVMRKFGNKFGGLFGGNKPGKSGGGLGGAGISFILIIAIIVWALSGIYTVKEAERGIVLQFGQYDRIAEPGLRWKMTFIERVIPVDIEAVRSLSAKGFMLTEDENVVNVEFEVQYRVIDPHLYKFSVTDADHSLQQALDSALRYVIGHVKMDQVLTTGRELVRQQTWDELNKIIEPYNLGIIVSDVNFKDSRPPGEVKDAFDDAIAAQEDEERFIREAEAYAREIEPRARGQVTRMTQEAEAYRERITLEAQGEVARFEKLLPEYQAAKEVTRNRLYIDAMEEVLSNSSKVLVDVKGGNNMLYLPLDKIMEKQGTATRVALPSSSDIKDLRNKINTSRNSTVNSSNDRFATDRFNEGR, from the coding sequence ATGGCCTGGAATGAACCGGGTAATAATGGCAATGATAAAGATCCGTGGAATAATAAAGGCGGAAAAGATCAAGGCCCACCTGATTTAGACGAGGTAATGCGTAAGTTCGGCAACAAGTTTGGCGGTTTATTTGGTGGTAATAAACCAGGTAAAAGCGGCGGCGGACTTGGCGGCGCAGGCATTTCTTTCATCCTCATTATTGCCATCATCGTATGGGCATTAAGTGGTATTTACACGGTAAAAGAAGCTGAGCGCGGTATTGTTTTACAGTTTGGACAATATGACCGTATTGCAGAGCCTGGCTTACGTTGGAAAATGACTTTCATTGAACGTGTGATTCCGGTTGATATAGAAGCGGTTCGCTCTCTATCTGCAAAAGGCTTCATGCTAACCGAAGACGAAAACGTGGTTAATGTAGAGTTTGAAGTACAGTACCGTGTTATCGATCCACACCTTTACAAGTTCAGTGTTACTGATGCTGACCACAGCTTACAACAAGCGCTTGATAGTGCACTACGTTATGTTATTGGCCATGTAAAAATGGACCAAGTGTTAACGACTGGTCGTGAGTTAGTGCGTCAACAAACGTGGGATGAGCTTAACAAAATCATCGAGCCTTACAATCTAGGTATTATTGTGAGCGATGTGAACTTTAAAGATTCACGTCCGCCGGGTGAAGTAAAAGATGCCTTTGATGACGCTATCGCTGCACAAGAAGATGAAGAGCGTTTCATCCGTGAAGCCGAAGCGTACGCTCGTGAAATTGAACCTCGTGCTCGTGGTCAAGTAACACGTATGACACAAGAAGCCGAAGCATACCGTGAACGTATTACACTTGAAGCACAAGGTGAAGTGGCTCGATTTGAAAAGCTATTACCAGAGTATCAAGCGGCAAAAGAAGTTACACGTAATCGCTTATATATTGATGCAATGGAAGAAGTGCTAAGTAACAGCTCTAAAGTGTTAGTTGATGTGAAAGGTGGTAACAATATGCTGTATTTACCACTTGATAAAATCATGGAAAAGCAAGGTACAGCGACACGTGTTGCATTACCAAGCTCAAGTGATATTAAAGATCTTCGCAACAAAATAAACACTTCACGTAACAGTACGGTAAATTCAAGTAATGACCGTTTCGCAACTG
- the hflX gene encoding GTPase HflX produces MFDRYEAGEQAVLVHIDLPKEGDREDLHELELLVSSAGVSSLAIVQGSRQAPHPKLFVGTGKAEEIAETVKIHNADVIIFNHQLSPSQERNLERVCQCRVLDRTSLILDIFAQRARTHEGKLQVELAQLRHISTRLIRGWTHLERQKGGIGLRGPGETQLETDRRLLRARIKNIRARLDKVAVQREQGRRARTRNEIPTVSLVGYTNAGKSTLFNRITDSDVYAADQLFATLDPTLRKLDIGDIGPVILADTVGFIRHLPHDLVAAFKATLTETREADLQLHVIDVADPRRKENIEQVQSVLKEIEADEVPQLLVYNKIDALDDVAPRIDRNDEGQPVRVWLSARTGVGCELLSEAINELLAKKMFADELKLAPQYGRIRAALFNLNAVHQESFDEQGNWLLSVRLPMADWNRLKKEMGQELDSFVVTN; encoded by the coding sequence TTGTTTGACCGTTATGAAGCCGGCGAACAGGCAGTTTTAGTTCATATCGACTTACCTAAAGAGGGGGATCGTGAAGATCTCCACGAATTAGAGTTGTTGGTATCTTCTGCTGGTGTTAGTAGTTTGGCGATTGTGCAAGGCAGTCGTCAAGCACCACATCCGAAACTTTTCGTCGGGACCGGAAAAGCAGAAGAAATCGCTGAAACTGTCAAAATCCACAATGCAGATGTCATCATTTTCAACCATCAACTTAGCCCGTCACAGGAGCGCAACTTAGAACGCGTTTGCCAGTGTCGTGTTCTTGATCGTACGAGTTTGATCCTAGATATTTTTGCGCAGCGAGCGCGTACTCACGAAGGTAAACTTCAGGTTGAGTTAGCTCAGTTACGCCATATTTCTACTCGATTGATCCGTGGTTGGACCCACCTTGAAAGACAAAAAGGGGGGATAGGTTTACGTGGTCCGGGTGAAACCCAGCTCGAAACCGATAGACGATTATTGCGCGCAAGAATTAAAAATATTCGTGCCCGTTTAGATAAAGTCGCTGTTCAACGTGAGCAGGGTAGGCGTGCACGAACGCGAAATGAAATTCCAACGGTTTCACTAGTTGGTTATACCAATGCTGGTAAATCAACGTTATTTAACCGCATTACAGATTCTGATGTGTATGCAGCCGACCAGTTATTCGCAACCCTAGATCCAACCTTACGTAAGTTGGATATTGGTGATATAGGTCCGGTTATTTTAGCTGATACGGTAGGTTTTATACGTCACTTACCGCATGACCTTGTTGCAGCGTTTAAAGCAACCTTAACAGAAACCCGTGAAGCTGATTTGCAGCTACATGTTATTGATGTGGCAGACCCTCGTCGAAAAGAAAATATTGAGCAAGTACAGTCTGTTTTAAAAGAAATTGAAGCAGATGAAGTGCCTCAGTTATTGGTTTATAACAAAATAGATGCACTAGATGACGTTGCGCCACGTATAGATAGAAACGATGAAGGTCAACCGGTACGAGTTTGGTTATCTGCGCGAACAGGCGTAGGCTGTGAGCTACTGTCTGAGGCAATTAATGAGTTACTTGCCAAGAAGATGTTTGCTGATGAACTAAAATTAGCACCACAATATGGTCGTATTCGTGCAGCATTATTTAACTTAAACGCAGTTCATCAAGAGAGTTTCGATGAACAAGGAAACTGGTTACTATCGGTACGCTTACCAATGGCAGACTGGAATCGCTTGAAAAAAGAGATGGGACAAGAGCTCGACTCTTTCGTAGTGACTAATTAA
- the hfq gene encoding RNA chaperone Hfq, which translates to MAKGQSLQDPFLNALRRERIPVSIFLVNGIKLQGKIQSFDQFVILLENTVNQMVYKHAISTVVPARSVNFQGVQGSDDSEEQEPGNF; encoded by the coding sequence ATGGCAAAAGGCCAGTCGTTACAAGACCCATTTTTAAATGCGTTACGTCGTGAGCGCATTCCAGTATCAATCTTTTTGGTTAATGGCATTAAATTGCAGGGTAAAATCCAGTCATTTGACCAATTTGTTATTTTACTTGAAAACACCGTTAATCAAATGGTGTATAAACACGCTATTTCAACTGTTGTTCCAGCGCGTTCTGTTAACTTCCAAGGTGTTCAAGGAAGTGATGATTCAGAAGAGCAAGAACCTGGAAATTTTTAA